From the genome of Candidatus Electrothrix communis, one region includes:
- a CDS encoding cyclic nucleotide-binding domain-containing protein gives MEYRNAVFVITEEHACPIYNVGDEFIIHDSTLTIERNKEVCLMLVQEVLKALTGTRPLHPTFTRTGVRRTKFECGGCTGLIRFEYKKENAYSTLQMNLLEVAKKRAKKQLIEEFFGLLREMELFEPLDDFDLQDLALLMKLQKYPANRVIIEAGELGTHFYVVLAGTVAVVREDNEVVAEIGPGDIFGEMSLLSGELTYPSVYSKTAVQLAALKAKDFKHVLSRYPILQIFFYRVLVNRAQENTMRSGNISSGMSGELTDINSVELFQLINSGGKTGQVQLVFDECQALTQFNEGEIVFCKYGELEGKEAIFSLLAKQKGQFTYTKGLSAEEKELPVLGGFMGLIMEGLRRIDEEQEEEDE, from the coding sequence ATGGAATATCGCAATGCTGTATTCGTTATTACCGAAGAGCACGCATGTCCCATATATAATGTCGGCGATGAATTTATTATCCATGATTCCACCCTAACCATTGAACGAAATAAAGAAGTTTGTCTGATGCTGGTTCAGGAAGTGCTCAAGGCGCTGACCGGTACGAGGCCTTTACACCCCACTTTTACCCGGACCGGGGTGCGTCGCACCAAATTTGAGTGTGGTGGATGTACCGGATTGATTCGTTTTGAGTATAAAAAGGAGAATGCCTACTCCACCTTACAGATGAATCTTCTTGAGGTCGCGAAAAAAAGGGCAAAGAAGCAACTTATTGAAGAATTTTTCGGCCTGCTCCGAGAAATGGAGCTGTTTGAGCCGCTGGATGATTTTGACCTTCAGGATCTCGCTCTTCTGATGAAGCTGCAGAAGTATCCTGCCAATAGAGTCATTATTGAGGCCGGAGAACTTGGAACCCATTTTTATGTTGTTTTAGCCGGAACAGTGGCTGTTGTTCGGGAGGACAATGAGGTCGTTGCAGAGATCGGCCCTGGTGATATCTTCGGGGAGATGAGCCTGCTTTCGGGAGAATTAACCTACCCTTCGGTGTATTCCAAGACAGCTGTTCAGCTGGCTGCTCTCAAGGCAAAGGACTTTAAGCATGTCCTGTCCAGATATCCTATCCTGCAGATTTTCTTCTATAGAGTTTTGGTGAACCGCGCTCAGGAAAATACGATGCGGTCCGGTAATATCAGTTCTGGTATGAGTGGTGAGCTGACAGATATCAATTCAGTGGAGCTGTTTCAGCTGATCAATTCCGGTGGTAAGACAGGGCAGGTACAGCTTGTCTTTGATGAGTGCCAAGCGCTTACGCAGTTTAATGAAGGAGAGATAGTTTTTTGTAAATACGGTGAATTGGAGGGGAAAGAGGCTATTTTTTCTTTGCTGGCAAAGCAGAAAGGTCAGTTTACCTACACCAAGGGACTCTCTGCGGAGGAAAAGGAACTCCCTGTTTTGGGAGGATTCATGGGGCTGATTATGGAGGGACTGCGCCGTATTGACGAGGAGCAGGAGGAGGAGGACGAATGA
- a CDS encoding zinc ribbon domain-containing protein has translation MPIYEYECPACEKVFEVHQGINDNPLTSCSVCGGDVKKIVSMSSFHLKGGGWYSDGYASGASAQGSAANKAVEKSTASTDSAKKTPACGTDSACKGCSASSS, from the coding sequence ATGCCGATTTACGAGTACGAGTGTCCTGCTTGTGAGAAAGTGTTTGAAGTACACCAGGGGATAAATGATAATCCACTGACATCCTGCTCTGTTTGCGGTGGGGATGTGAAAAAAATTGTGTCCATGAGTTCCTTTCATCTGAAAGGTGGAGGGTGGTATTCGGACGGATATGCATCAGGCGCGTCAGCTCAGGGGAGTGCGGCTAATAAAGCAGTGGAGAAAAGCACTGCGAGTACTGATTCGGCAAAAAAAACGCCTGCATGCGGCACCGACAGCGCTTGCAAGGGATGTTCAGCTTCTTCTTCCTGA
- the fabB gene encoding beta-ketoacyl-ACP synthase I, protein MRRVVITGMGIVSSLGDTVEDVLTSLQTGKSGIRYWAPYKKLGLRSQIGAFTQINCKEYIDKKILRFMGNAAAFAYIAMQQAINDSGLSPNQVSSPRTGLIIGSGGTSAENVVATADTMRSRGLRRLSPFMVPRTMSSTVSAGLTAPFKIRGTCYSISSACATGAHCIGAAMEQIQLGKQDIVFAGGSDEEHWTQTSMFDAMGALSTKFNSIPEQASRPYDVDRDGFVVANGAGLIVVEELEHARQRGAKIYGELIGYGATADGHEMVSPSGEGASRCIEIALASLAPHSIDYINAHGTSTPIGDMIELQAIRHVFGNSIPRISSTKSLSGHSLGAAGVHEAIYCLLMLNNNFIAASANIHTIEAGAEGMNIVRETQQAELKTVMSNSYGFGGTNACLIFQKYRDE, encoded by the coding sequence ATGCGTAGAGTGGTAATAACAGGGATGGGAATTGTTTCCTCCCTTGGTGATACAGTGGAGGATGTTCTTACCTCCTTGCAAACAGGCAAATCCGGCATTCGATATTGGGCCCCCTACAAAAAACTCGGACTTCGCTCTCAGATTGGTGCATTTACCCAAATAAACTGCAAAGAGTATATCGATAAAAAAATACTCCGTTTCATGGGTAATGCGGCGGCCTTTGCCTATATAGCCATGCAACAGGCGATAAATGATAGCGGACTTAGCCCCAACCAAGTCTCCTCGCCCCGCACCGGCCTGATAATAGGTTCAGGAGGAACCTCGGCAGAAAATGTCGTGGCCACCGCCGATACCATGCGCAGCAGAGGATTACGGCGTCTCAGTCCATTTATGGTGCCAAGAACCATGTCCAGCACTGTTTCAGCAGGCTTGACAGCCCCCTTTAAAATCAGAGGAACCTGCTACTCCATCTCTTCGGCCTGTGCCACAGGTGCCCATTGTATTGGTGCGGCAATGGAACAGATCCAGCTGGGGAAACAAGATATTGTCTTTGCTGGCGGGAGTGACGAGGAGCACTGGACCCAGACCTCAATGTTCGACGCGATGGGTGCCCTGTCTACAAAATTCAATAGCATACCGGAACAAGCCTCAAGGCCATACGATGTGGATCGGGACGGATTTGTTGTAGCTAACGGTGCTGGACTGATTGTTGTAGAAGAACTTGAGCATGCCCGCCAACGCGGGGCGAAAATTTATGGGGAACTCATCGGTTACGGGGCAACGGCGGACGGCCATGAAATGGTGTCTCCGTCAGGCGAGGGAGCCTCTCGCTGTATAGAAATTGCTCTTGCGTCATTAGCCCCCCACTCTATCGATTATATCAATGCTCACGGGACATCCACCCCCATCGGTGACATGATTGAATTACAGGCCATCCGTCATGTCTTCGGTAACAGCATACCTCGAATCAGCTCGACCAAGTCACTTTCAGGGCATTCTTTAGGTGCTGCTGGGGTGCATGAGGCCATTTACTGTCTCCTCATGCTCAATAATAATTTCATCGCAGCAAGTGCCAATATTCATACAATCGAAGCAGGTGCAGAAGGCATGAACATTGTCAGGGAAACGCAGCAGGCAGAACTGAAGACGGTCATGTCGAACAGCTATGGGTTTGGCGGCACCAATGCCTGTCTTATTTTCCAAAAATATCGGGATGAGTAG
- a CDS encoding HEAT repeat domain-containing protein, which translates to MGTRAIKQQVLGLLQQDDLAGIETELARLQEKELVNALFSGICHSAEQIRWHAVSVMGSAVARLAEQDMEEARVILRRMLWSLNDESGGIGWGAPESMAEIMCRHEGLADEYIHMLISYMRPDGEEECQDGNFLEHEMLQQGLMWAIGRLAQYRKKHLLVRGVEHDLPPYLESSDATVCGLAARAIGLLGRTEGIGRLRELAKKDQRAVRLYNQGNFSTVSVAELAALALQKLQEVG; encoded by the coding sequence ATGGGAACACGAGCAATTAAGCAACAGGTGCTGGGGTTGTTGCAGCAGGATGATCTTGCCGGTATTGAAACAGAGCTTGCCCGGCTTCAGGAAAAGGAACTGGTCAATGCTCTTTTTTCCGGGATATGTCATTCAGCTGAACAGATTCGTTGGCATGCGGTTTCAGTCATGGGCAGTGCAGTGGCCAGGCTGGCTGAGCAGGATATGGAGGAAGCACGGGTGATTCTCCGTCGTATGCTGTGGAGTTTGAATGATGAATCCGGTGGTATCGGTTGGGGAGCGCCGGAGTCCATGGCTGAGATAATGTGTCGTCATGAGGGGCTGGCTGATGAGTATATCCATATGCTGATCTCATATATGCGACCGGACGGCGAGGAGGAATGCCAGGACGGTAATTTTCTTGAGCATGAGATGTTGCAGCAGGGACTCATGTGGGCTATAGGGCGATTAGCTCAGTACCGGAAAAAACACTTATTGGTCCGAGGGGTAGAGCATGATTTGCCCCCGTATTTGGAATCTTCTGATGCGACGGTATGTGGATTAGCAGCACGGGCAATCGGTTTACTGGGGCGTACAGAGGGGATAGGTCGGCTGAGGGAGCTGGCAAAAAAAGATCAAAGGGCAGTACGTCTCTATAATCAAGGGAACTTCAGCACGGTGTCGGTTGCTGAGCTTGCTGCGCTGGCTCTACAAAAATTGCAGGAGGTTGGATGA
- a CDS encoding cyclic nucleotide-binding domain-containing protein, with protein MEYRNAVFVVTSEDSCPIYNVGEEIQIQDSAVSVDYEKPVCLILVRELHKALAKKPGEQRFTQMAMQRASFRCPGCTGSMRFEYKKERGFSTLQMNLLRIADKKARKRHVEALFKHLRTMQVFELLEDHDLLDLISMLKLKQFDPNKVIISEGTRGTHLYIILSGKVAIIKGDNEVIAEIGRGEIFGEMSLLSGEPASSSVHSRTVVKFGTINGKDLKFILNRYPVLQIFFYRLLVNRAQMNMARSGKISSGMSGELIYINPVELFQLINSGGKSGKVDLIFHDGHATILFKEGEIIHASFADLKGKEALFALLSKRKGSFTYNTELAKKYEDLPVLGGFMGLLMEGLQRLDEEQGK; from the coding sequence ATGGAATATCGTAACGCAGTTTTTGTTGTTACCTCAGAGGATTCATGCCCTATCTATAATGTAGGTGAAGAAATCCAGATTCAGGACTCGGCAGTCAGTGTGGACTACGAGAAGCCGGTTTGCCTGATCTTAGTGCGTGAACTTCATAAGGCGCTTGCTAAAAAACCGGGGGAACAGCGATTTACGCAGATGGCTATGCAGCGGGCATCGTTTCGCTGTCCCGGCTGCACAGGTTCCATGCGCTTTGAGTACAAAAAGGAACGGGGTTTTTCCACCCTGCAGATGAACCTTCTGCGAATCGCTGATAAAAAGGCGAGAAAACGGCATGTGGAAGCTCTGTTCAAGCATCTCCGCACCATGCAGGTGTTTGAGCTTCTGGAGGATCATGACTTGTTGGATTTGATTTCAATGTTGAAATTGAAACAATTCGATCCGAATAAGGTTATTATCTCAGAAGGTACCAGAGGTACTCATCTGTACATTATTTTATCTGGTAAGGTTGCCATTATAAAAGGAGATAATGAGGTCATCGCCGAAATAGGACGGGGGGAAATTTTCGGTGAGATGAGCCTGCTTTCAGGAGAACCGGCCAGCAGCTCAGTCCATTCGCGAACCGTTGTCAAATTCGGTACAATTAACGGAAAGGACCTGAAGTTTATTTTAAATAGATACCCCGTCCTACAGATTTTTTTCTATCGCCTGTTGGTCAACCGAGCTCAAATGAATATGGCCCGGTCTGGTAAAATTAGTTCTGGCATGAGTGGGGAGCTGATTTATATCAACCCGGTTGAGCTTTTCCAGTTGATCAATAGCGGTGGAAAATCTGGAAAAGTCGACTTGATTTTTCACGATGGACATGCCACTATCCTTTTTAAGGAGGGGGAAATTATTCATGCCTCCTTCGCAGACCTTAAGGGGAAGGAAGCATTATTTGCTCTTTTATCCAAAAGGAAGGGGTCTTTTACTTATAACACCGAACTTGCAAAGAAATACGAGGATCTTCCGGTGCTCGGCGGCTTTATGGGGCTCTTGATGGAAGGCCTGCAACGGCTGGATGAGGAACAGGGGAAGTGA